One genomic segment of Myxococcales bacterium includes these proteins:
- a CDS encoding type II secretion system F family protein, with product MPTFIYKARDKDGVLISGEIEAVSSVELKEGLFREGMVPISVKEVSKTFFSLKMFTDLFNKVRQEDIMIFTRQFYTLFKAGVSIDTILDTMIKQIRARTLRNALIRVRSDIGSGSTLAQAFGRHPQIFNELYVSMLAAGEEAGILEEVLSKLSALLSKDYEIKKNVKGATLYPKIVIFFLVVAVATLMTLVVPRFVEFYGRYDAELPLPTKLLIGISNFMRNYWYLVLGAAMAGFVAFRRFYTTKVGRFKMDALRLKMPVFGPLNLKVANSRFGHILAALYHSGLAMPRSLEVVANVIDNAAFGLEILKVRDDIKRGTTLSEAMSRQTYFPPVMIETAAVAERAGALDEMLSTVAEHFDLEVDHTIKNLTTLLEPILLVGIFAFVALLALAIFLPIWNMSSVVGGMH from the coding sequence ATGCCGACATTCATATACAAGGCTCGCGACAAAGATGGAGTTCTGATCTCTGGCGAGATCGAGGCGGTTTCTTCAGTGGAGCTTAAGGAGGGACTTTTTAGGGAAGGGATGGTCCCCATCTCGGTCAAGGAGGTCTCCAAGACTTTTTTTTCACTGAAGATGTTTACGGATCTTTTTAACAAGGTCAGGCAGGAAGATATAATGATCTTCACTCGCCAGTTCTATACGCTTTTCAAAGCGGGAGTTAGCATTGATACCATTTTGGATACGATGATCAAACAAATCCGCGCCAGAACCCTTCGCAACGCCCTGATAAGGGTGCGTTCAGACATAGGTTCCGGATCAACTCTTGCACAGGCATTCGGAAGACATCCTCAGATATTCAACGAACTCTACGTTTCAATGCTGGCCGCAGGCGAGGAGGCTGGAATACTGGAAGAAGTTCTCAGCAAACTCTCAGCCCTTCTTTCAAAGGATTATGAGATTAAGAAAAATGTTAAGGGTGCTACCCTGTATCCCAAAATAGTAATATTCTTTCTTGTCGTTGCCGTCGCCACCCTGATGACACTGGTCGTTCCGAGATTTGTCGAGTTCTATGGTAGGTACGACGCCGAGCTTCCGCTTCCGACAAAGCTTCTGATAGGAATCAGCAACTTCATGAGAAATTATTGGTATCTCGTCCTCGGTGCCGCCATGGCCGGTTTTGTCGCCTTCAGAAGGTTCTATACCACCAAGGTCGGACGTTTTAAGATGGATGCCCTGAGGCTAAAGATGCCAGTGTTTGGTCCACTCAACCTGAAGGTTGCCAACTCCAGGTTTGGGCATATTTTGGCGGCCCTTTACCACAGCGGACTGGCGATGCCTCGCAGTCTCGAGGTCGTCGCCAACGTTATAGACAATGCGGCCTTCGGTTTGGAAATTTTGAAGGTGAGGGACGATATCAAAAGAGGCACGACTTTATCCGAAGCTATGTCGCGGCAGACCTATTTTCCTCCGGTCATGATTGAAACTGCGGCCGTCGCGGAAAGGGCGGGCGCCCTCGATGAGATGCTTTCCACCGTAGCCGAGCATTTTGATCTGGAAGTCGATCATACGATAAAAAATCTCACGACGCTTCTGGAGCCGATACTTTTAGTTGGCATTTTTGCGTTTGTCGCGCTTTTAGCGCTGGCAATTTTCCTTCCCATATGGAATATGTCTTCCGTGGTCGGTGGGATGCACTGA
- a CDS encoding type II secretion system protein encodes MSRKGFTLIELILVITILGILAISALPRFLDLSTSAEQASMQGVVGAVRSGIALYRANDMVTNGGSGSYPATLDSNANGACVTCFDTILSNGVNDTSWTKASATSYSFNDGTAVTTFTYNITDGTFQ; translated from the coding sequence ATGAGTCGCAAAGGGTTTACGTTGATTGAGTTGATTCTGGTTATCACGATATTGGGCATATTGGCAATTTCCGCCCTCCCGAGATTCCTCGATCTCTCTACTTCGGCTGAACAGGCTTCGATGCAGGGTGTTGTCGGCGCGGTCCGCTCAGGGATAGCTCTTTACAGGGCTAATGACATGGTTACAAACGGCGGTTCTGGTTCATATCCAGCAACGTTGGATAGCAATGCAAACGGTGCGTGCGTGACATGCTTTGATACCATTCTTTCGAACGGGGTCAATGATACGAGTTGGACCAAGGCATCTGCGACTTCCTATTCCTTCAACGATGGTACGGCTGTTACGACCTTTACGTATAACATTACGGACGGCACGTTCCAGTGA
- a CDS encoding prepilin-type N-terminal cleavage/methylation domain-containing protein produces MKLCRRGFTLIELLLTVVIISVGMVGIMALFENATRGAIQIDLNVIASNLAREKLERIILAKVTSGYGSITSNAYPNETFTGDLSVYTRSTNIAEVASSDLITPEPSSGYKRVTVTVVWGQAANQRVSIPTIISNY; encoded by the coding sequence ATGAAGTTATGCCGCAGGGGTTTTACCTTGATCGAGCTTCTTTTGACCGTGGTCATTATCTCGGTCGGCATGGTGGGCATCATGGCCCTTTTTGAAAACGCCACCCGTGGAGCGATACAGATAGACTTGAATGTTATTGCGTCGAATCTTGCGCGTGAAAAATTAGAGAGAATAATACTTGCTAAGGTTACCTCGGGGTATGGATCCATCACATCGAACGCCTATCCGAACGAAACATTTACAGGTGATTTAAGCGTTTACACGAGGAGCACAAACATAGCCGAAGTTGCATCGTCCGATTTGATTACGCCGGAACCCTCTTCAGGATATAAGAGGGTTACAGTTACAGTTGTATGGGGACAGGCTGCAAATCAGAGGGTATCGATTCCTACCATAATCTCCAATTACTGA
- a CDS encoding YebC/PmpR family DNA-binding transcriptional regulator, which yields MSGHNKWSTIKHKKGAADAKRGKIFSKLIKEISVAARVGGGDPNSNPRLRTVLDKARTANMPNDNITRAIKRGTGELEGVSYEEVTFEGYGPGGVAVLVETMTDNRNRTVAELRHIFSKRGGNLGEAGCVGWMFNKQGVLTFDMSVGEEALMETALEAGAEDIKDDENTLTVITSPSVFDKVKAACTSKNLAFIEAEISMIPQNTVKLEGGDAEKMLKLMDDLEDHDDVQNVYANFDIDAETMEQFA from the coding sequence ATGTCAGGTCACAATAAATGGTCTACAATCAAACATAAAAAAGGGGCTGCCGATGCGAAAAGAGGCAAAATCTTCTCAAAGCTCATTAAAGAAATCTCTGTCGCCGCACGGGTCGGGGGCGGTGATCCAAATAGCAACCCAAGGCTTCGCACGGTACTCGACAAGGCGCGTACTGCCAATATGCCCAACGATAACATTACAAGGGCAATCAAACGAGGTACTGGTGAACTCGAAGGCGTCAGCTATGAGGAAGTCACCTTTGAAGGTTATGGCCCAGGCGGAGTCGCCGTACTTGTTGAAACGATGACCGACAACAGAAACAGGACGGTCGCGGAGCTCAGGCACATATTTTCGAAGCGGGGTGGAAATCTCGGCGAGGCTGGATGCGTGGGTTGGATGTTCAACAAACAGGGAGTGCTCACCTTTGATATGTCGGTAGGCGAGGAAGCTCTGATGGAGACTGCCCTTGAAGCCGGCGCCGAGGACATAAAAGATGATGAAAACACGCTTACCGTGATCACCTCCCCTTCAGTCTTCGACAAAGTCAAAGCGGCCTGCACCTCCAAAAACCTCGCATTTATAGAAGCGGAAATCAGCATGATTCCGCAGAACACTGTCAAACTGGAAGGCGGCGATGCGGAAAAGATGCTGAAGCTCATGGATGATCTCGAAGACCATGATGATGTCCAAAACGTGTACGCCAATTTCGATATAGATGCGGAGACGATGGAACAATTCGCATAA
- the ruvC gene encoding crossover junction endodeoxyribonuclease RuvC encodes MRVLGIDPGSRTTGYGIVEISQGKVHHVDNGGISPSPSLPFAERLKQIYRGLQKLIEDHRPDAVAIENIFVAKNVKSSLILGHARGTAMLAASIAGVEVTEYSPREVKQAVVGTGNATKDQIQRMVKVMLSLPEVAFEDASDALAVAICHCNAESYNSKLKSALKKGTVKR; translated from the coding sequence ATGCGCGTCCTAGGGATAGATCCGGGAAGCAGGACAACTGGATATGGCATAGTGGAAATATCTCAAGGCAAAGTTCATCATGTAGACAACGGCGGGATTTCGCCATCCCCCTCACTCCCCTTTGCAGAGAGGCTTAAGCAAATTTATCGGGGTCTGCAAAAACTGATAGAGGATCATAGACCCGATGCCGTCGCGATAGAAAACATCTTCGTCGCGAAAAATGTTAAAAGCTCGCTGATTCTGGGGCACGCCAGAGGGACAGCGATGCTGGCGGCTTCGATAGCCGGAGTCGAAGTCACAGAATATTCGCCCCGAGAGGTTAAACAGGCGGTCGTTGGAACCGGCAATGCAACCAAGGATCAAATTCAGCGGATGGTGAAAGTAATGTTATCACTCCCAGAAGTGGCATTCGAAGATGCCTCCGACGCCCTCGCTGTAGCCATATGCCACTGTAATGCGGAGAGCTATAACAGTAAACTCAAAAGCGCCCTAAAAAAGGGGACCGTTAAAAGATGA
- a CDS encoding type II/IV secretion system protein gives MSKRLNIPFVALGDYTIDSDAVKLVPMSLAKKYHFMPMFKIEDTLTIAMADPLDVFALDDVRAALNCRIQPMLAAQDEIDQLIAENYRAMDGTGEGKDEIEIIQYGSESVEDMAEQLKEMASGSQVIAEVNRLLATAAKEGASDIHIEPAEKTLKIRNRVDGVLEERLILKKQLHLPIITRIKIIGGMDIAERRIPQDGRVRARMSGKNLDMRVSTYPTMYGEKVVIRLLTKEQSLGVDSLGFDDLQKQTFENIISRPYGIFLVTGPTGSGKTTTLYAALQRLNSQDRNIVSIEDPIENEIPGVNQAQVNVKAGMTFGSAMKSILRQDPDIIMLGEVRDQETADMAVRAAITGHLVFSTIHTNTALGAVSRLEDLGVEKFMIASALVGVMSQRLVRKICSKCKSPVEPDPVKMSALSIPDGTKLFRGRGCKFCRMSGYSGRIGLFKVVDMDMQLRQLVMSGANEAELDSYVTSRGIKDMRQQGVQRIIDGITTVEEVLRVTGEDS, from the coding sequence TTGAGCAAACGCCTCAACATTCCCTTTGTCGCCCTCGGTGACTATACGATCGATTCCGATGCGGTGAAGCTCGTTCCGATGAGCCTTGCCAAGAAATATCATTTCATGCCGATGTTCAAAATAGAGGATACGCTAACCATCGCTATGGCCGATCCCCTCGATGTCTTTGCGCTCGATGACGTCAGGGCGGCGCTCAACTGCCGCATTCAGCCGATGCTTGCAGCTCAGGATGAGATCGATCAACTCATAGCTGAGAATTATCGGGCTATGGATGGAACCGGCGAGGGGAAGGATGAAATTGAAATAATTCAATACGGTTCCGAGTCCGTTGAAGACATGGCCGAGCAGCTCAAGGAAATGGCGTCGGGTTCTCAGGTGATAGCCGAGGTCAACAGGCTTTTGGCGACCGCGGCGAAGGAAGGGGCCAGCGACATCCATATCGAGCCAGCGGAGAAAACACTTAAAATCAGGAACAGAGTTGACGGCGTTCTTGAGGAGAGGCTCATTCTTAAAAAACAGCTTCACCTTCCGATAATCACCAGAATCAAGATCATAGGTGGAATGGATATCGCCGAGAGGCGCATTCCACAGGATGGAAGAGTGAGAGCGAGGATGAGCGGCAAAAACCTCGACATGAGGGTGTCTACTTATCCTACGATGTACGGTGAGAAAGTTGTGATCAGGCTGCTTACGAAGGAACAATCGCTGGGAGTGGACTCTCTGGGTTTTGACGACCTGCAGAAACAGACCTTCGAAAATATAATATCCCGCCCTTACGGAATCTTCCTCGTGACAGGCCCCACCGGATCAGGAAAGACCACGACTCTCTATGCGGCTCTTCAGCGTCTTAATTCACAGGACAGAAATATAGTCTCCATCGAAGATCCGATAGAAAATGAAATCCCGGGGGTCAATCAGGCGCAGGTAAATGTGAAAGCCGGCATGACATTCGGTTCTGCGATGAAATCTATTTTGAGGCAGGACCCGGACATAATAATGTTGGGCGAGGTTAGGGATCAGGAGACGGCCGATATGGCTGTTCGAGCTGCAATCACCGGGCATCTCGTTTTTTCGACCATCCATACGAATACCGCTTTGGGCGCCGTTTCAAGGCTTGAGGATCTCGGCGTTGAAAAATTTATGATAGCATCGGCTCTAGTCGGGGTTATGTCTCAGAGGCTCGTCAGAAAAATATGTTCCAAGTGCAAGTCTCCGGTTGAGCCCGATCCGGTGAAGATGTCTGCACTTTCAATTCCCGATGGTACGAAATTATTCAGAGGGCGCGGATGCAAATTCTGCAGGATGAGTGGTTATTCGGGAAGGATAGGGCTATTCAAAGTTGTCGATATGGATATGCAGCTGAGGCAACTCGTCATGAGCGGTGCCAATGAGGCGGAGCTTGATTCTTACGTTACGTCGAGAGGGATCAAGGATATGCGGCAACAGGGGGTCCAGCGAATCATCGACGGAATCACCACCGTTGAAGAGGTTTTGAGAGTCACAGGAGAGGATAGCTGA
- the ruvB gene encoding Holliday junction branch migration DNA helicase RuvB translates to MKERGENILSAIDIFEEDKKTDLSLRPHNLTEYIGQQKLKDRLSLFIEAAKKRGEHLDHVLFSGPPGLGKTTMANIIANELGVDITTTSGPVIERTGDLAAILTNLKDHDVLFIDEIHRLNNVVEEVLYPAMEDFKLDILVGQGPSAKTIKLDLPRFTLVGATTRSGLLTSPLRDRFGVSAHLDFYPPQDLQYIVVRSAKILGVEIDPYGAFEIAKRSRGTPRIANRLLRRVRDFAQIKAHGYIDLSVASDALQMLDVDEKGFDDMDRRILKTIIEKFSGGPVGIDTISSAINEEKDTIEDVYEPYLIQCGYLNRTPRGRTATKLAYDHLGLPFGDSKQKPLF, encoded by the coding sequence ATGAAGGAAAGAGGAGAAAATATTTTAAGCGCGATCGATATCTTCGAAGAAGATAAAAAAACAGATCTCAGCCTTCGGCCGCATAATCTCACAGAATACATTGGACAGCAAAAACTCAAGGACCGCCTTTCGCTTTTCATAGAGGCCGCCAAGAAACGAGGAGAACATCTCGACCATGTCCTTTTCTCAGGCCCTCCCGGGCTTGGAAAGACGACGATGGCAAATATCATCGCAAATGAGCTCGGAGTCGATATCACCACGACTTCCGGACCCGTGATAGAGAGAACGGGAGATCTCGCCGCCATACTGACAAACCTGAAAGATCACGATGTTTTGTTCATTGATGAAATTCACCGCCTCAACAATGTCGTCGAAGAGGTGCTATACCCGGCTATGGAGGATTTCAAGTTGGACATCCTGGTCGGACAGGGTCCATCAGCAAAGACCATCAAGTTGGACTTGCCGAGATTCACACTCGTTGGGGCAACCACTCGCTCCGGGCTTCTAACCTCCCCGCTTCGGGATCGTTTTGGCGTAAGCGCCCACCTGGATTTCTATCCCCCGCAGGACCTACAGTACATAGTGGTACGATCGGCGAAGATACTGGGAGTCGAGATAGATCCCTACGGCGCTTTCGAAATAGCCAAGAGGTCCCGCGGCACACCCAGAATCGCAAACAGACTCCTGCGAAGAGTCCGCGACTTTGCCCAGATAAAAGCTCACGGCTACATCGATCTCTCCGTGGCATCGGACGCACTCCAGATGTTGGATGTCGACGAAAAGGGATTCGACGATATGGACAGAAGAATCCTGAAGACTATCATCGAAAAATTTTCAGGCGGACCGGTTGGGATAGACACAATATCTTCTGCGATCAACGAGGAGAAGGATACCATCGAGGATGTCTACGAGCCATATCTGATACAGTGTGGCTACCTCAACAGAACTCCGCGGGGGAGAACGGCGACTAAGCTTGCTTACGACCACTTAGGGCTGCCATTTGGAGACTCCAAACAAAAGCCTCTCTTCTAG
- a CDS encoding type IV pilus twitching motility protein PilT: protein MTLTLRDLLIHTIEKKGSDLHINTGLPPQVRIDGKLTPIGDSPLSPEQAKELCYECLNQEQVMHFETERSIDLSFQIEGHSRFRANIFWALDTVCAAFRPIPLQIPTPDTLGIPASVLNLINKPRGLVLVTGQTGSGKSTTLASMLEQINQNSHEHIITIEDPIEYLFTQKKSLINQREIGRDAHGFSQALRYILRQDPDVVLIGEMRDLETIQSAITVAETGHLVFATLHTNSAVQSVDRIIDVFPPHHQNQVRTQLSFMLEGVVSQQLLPKIGGGRTLAMEILLPNSGIRNLIREGKTHQIAAQMQMGQQHSDMVMMDQSLAKLVKAGIVDHDEARRAAINVEDFNSYML, encoded by the coding sequence ATGACATTAACATTAAGAGACCTTCTTATCCACACCATAGAAAAAAAAGGCAGCGACCTCCACATAAACACCGGCCTCCCGCCTCAGGTGAGGATAGACGGAAAGCTGACACCGATCGGCGACTCTCCGCTATCTCCGGAACAGGCGAAGGAGCTTTGTTATGAATGCCTGAACCAGGAACAGGTCATGCATTTCGAAACCGAGAGATCGATAGATCTATCGTTTCAAATAGAGGGGCACTCCAGGTTCAGGGCGAACATATTCTGGGCGCTCGATACCGTCTGCGCAGCCTTCAGGCCGATACCGCTCCAAATTCCCACCCCAGATACCCTCGGCATTCCCGCCTCTGTGCTGAATCTGATAAACAAGCCGAGAGGGCTGGTGCTCGTAACCGGTCAGACTGGAAGCGGAAAATCCACGACACTGGCCTCTATGCTTGAACAGATAAATCAAAACAGCCATGAACATATAATAACCATAGAGGATCCGATCGAATACCTATTCACGCAGAAAAAGTCCCTTATCAATCAGAGGGAAATAGGACGCGATGCCCACGGCTTCAGCCAAGCCTTGCGATACATACTGAGGCAGGACCCCGATGTAGTTTTGATCGGCGAGATGCGCGATTTGGAAACCATTCAGAGCGCCATAACGGTCGCTGAAACCGGCCACTTGGTCTTTGCGACGCTGCACACCAATTCCGCCGTTCAATCGGTGGACAGGATCATCGATGTTTTCCCGCCGCACCACCAGAACCAGGTAAGAACTCAGCTTTCATTCATGCTCGAAGGCGTCGTCTCACAGCAGCTTCTACCCAAAATCGGCGGGGGGAGAACCTTGGCCATGGAAATTCTGTTGCCGAACTCAGGAATAAGAAATCTCATCAGAGAAGGGAAAACCCACCAGATCGCAGCACAGATGCAGATGGGACAACAGCACAGTGACATGGTGATGATGGATCAATCGCTGGCCAAACTTGTAAAAGCCGGAATTGTGGATCACGATGAGGCGCGCCGAGCGGCTATAAACGTTGAGGACTTCAACAGTTATATGCTCTGA
- the ruvA gene encoding Holliday junction branch migration protein RuvA — MISMLTGILVQKSPNHCTVDVGGVGYNVHTSLSTYSTLPEINEKVSLAIHTYVREDQLQLFGFFTSDEKLIFQRLISISGIGPKLAMSILSGLPPHALTRAIESGDSARLSSIPGIGKKTAARIVIELRDRIGKDLASVSSAAGEHPSSIKEDAISALVNLGYRRPEAERVIFAIADIDKMRIEDAIRKALQELNRV, encoded by the coding sequence ATGATATCCATGCTAACAGGAATTCTCGTCCAAAAGAGTCCGAACCACTGCACGGTGGATGTCGGAGGGGTCGGCTACAATGTTCACACATCGCTTTCGACCTACAGCACCCTTCCCGAGATAAATGAAAAAGTATCGCTCGCAATACATACATATGTGAGAGAGGACCAGCTCCAGCTCTTTGGATTTTTTACCAGCGATGAAAAACTTATTTTCCAGAGGTTGATTTCAATATCGGGAATAGGCCCCAAGCTTGCTATGTCCATACTTTCCGGCCTTCCCCCTCACGCCCTTACCAGAGCTATAGAATCAGGCGACAGCGCCAGGCTATCATCCATACCCGGCATAGGTAAAAAAACTGCCGCGCGGATAGTTATCGAACTTAGAGATCGCATCGGCAAAGATCTGGCCAGCGTATCAAGCGCTGCCGGTGAACATCCCTCAAGCATAAAGGAGGATGCCATATCGGCATTGGTGAATCTCGGCTACAGGAGGCCTGAAGCGGAGCGCGTAATTTTCGCCATCGCCGACATCGACAAGATGCGCATCGAAGATGCCATAAGAAAGGCGCTCCAGGAGTTAAACCGCGTATGA